Within the Borrelia miyamotoi genome, the region AAATCTGAAAATAAATCTTTACCAGAATCAGTGCTCTTTTGAAATTCTCCATAATACTCATATTTAAGTCGCTTCCCACTAAGTTTATAAATTTTTCCATCATCAGGATCTAAATAAGTAAAATCATGAATATTTAAGAATAAATTGCCCCTATTATCTGGCTTAACAGTATATATTTTAGAGATACTGCCCTTATATCCATCTTTTGAAGGCTCAAAATTATAATTTTTTTTCTTATAAATAATTTTAGAATTATAAGTTTCAACTTCTGGAAACCTAATATGCGGCAGATTACCTTGCCCCGTAATTTTCACCACAATATTAAAAGTATCTTGATTAACTAAAGTTGAACTAGGAAATTCATAGTCAATTTTAAAAGTTCCAACAGCTAAAGACTTCACCTCATCGGGTATTGGTTTAATTTTTAAAGAAAGCTCGGGACTCATACGAAAAATATTTTCACCTATGTTAAAAGAAATACTAGGAATAATAACACCTTTTGAACCTCTAAGGGGAGTCAAGATGAAATTATACAGGGGTAAATCCAAGATTTCTTTACTATTAAAAGTCCTATACTTAATGTTTTCAAACATAGGAGTTCGATCAATCATTGCATCTTTAACAGCATTAAAAGAACTGTTCGGAAATTTCAAATCGCTATTTACAAGCCAACTAGAACGCAAAACAAGTCCAACGCTCTGATACTCATAAATTCCTTCTTTATCAAAATCCCAATATAATCTAACTGGTAAACCAAAAGACTGCATCTCATCTTCTTTTAAAACAACCACCTCAAATTCTGAACTTAAATAAACTTCATCAAGATAAATTATTTTTAATGAAGGAATCTTAACAAATCCCAGTTTATCAAAATAATATTCAACCTTTATTTCTGTAACAAAATTATTTCCATCTAGTGCCTTAGATATCAAAGCAACCTTAGCATTATCATTTATATCTTTATTTATCTCAAATTTGAATAAATCTTCATCAATATCTTGAGACAGATCTAATCTAATAACATGAATAACCTTAGACCCTTTAAGCACTTTAGTTGATAATAAATAATCGTTACCAGACAAAGAGAAAATTTTGAAATTTATAAAAAATAAAACTAAAAATATTACCAATCTTCTTTTAAAGATAAAGCTTGTTCTTTTGCCCTCATTACCCATAAAACCCTCTCAAGATTCTCAACATATCTTAAAAAATTTTCATTGTTCTCAATAAAACCCTGATTTCTTTTAATATTTAAATTCTCTAAATTATCTGGAATGGTCCTTTTCTTAATTATTGCAAGTTCAAGATTATATTTAGCATTATAACTTGAAGGATTAATTCTTAAAGCTTCCTTAAATGCTATCTCAGCTTTTCGATAAAGCCCTTGATTATAGTATATGACTCCTTCATTGTAATTTATATTAAAATTCAAAAAAAAATCACTATCTCTTTTCGCATATGAAAACATACGAAGAGAACTTTCATACTCTCCTAAAGAATAATATACAATCCCAAGATTATAATAACTCCAAGCAAAACTTTGTTTATCATCCGCAAGACTATAATAAATGGAAATTGCACCTTGATAGTCGCCTCTAATATATTTATAATTGCCAATAGCCATAAAAGACATAGCTTTAATACTAGAACAAGACAAAAAAGGCACAAAAATAACACCACTTAACAAAACAACTAAAAAGTCTCGTCCCATCTAATGACCTTAACAAATACATACAATAAGATAAATAAAAAAGAGATCACCAAAAAAATCTTGTATCTCAAAATACCAACAAGTAAAATATCACTTGAAACTTTTTTCATTATATCATTCCTTATATCATCAATAACATAACTTGTACCTTTCAAATATAAATTATAATAAGAACCCTTAAGAGAAGCTGCAAGAAGATTCAAATTATCCTCATCAAGCATTGCTTTCACTGCATTGCCGTTTTTATCTTTAACAATCAAATTATCATAAACCAAAGGAGATGGTGTATCACTACCAATCCCAACTACAAAGC harbors:
- a CDS encoding SH3 domain-containing protein; amino-acid sequence: MGNEGKRTSFIFKRRLVIFLVLFFINFKIFSLSGNDYLLSTKVLKGSKVIHVIRLDLSQDIDEDLFKFEINKDINDNAKVALISKALDGNNFVTEIKVEYYFDKLGFVKIPSLKIIYLDEVYLSSEFEVVVLKEDEMQSFGLPVRLYWDFDKEGIYEYQSVGLVLRSSWLVNSDLKFPNSSFNAVKDAMIDRTPMFENIKYRTFNSKEILDLPLYNFILTPLRGSKGVIIPSISFNIGENIFRMSPELSLKIKPIPDEVKSLAVGTFKIDYEFPSSTLVNQDTFNIVVKITGQGNLPHIRFPEVETYNSKIIYKKKNYNFEPSKDGYKGSISKIYTVKPDNRGNLFLNIHDFTYLDPDDGKIYKLSGKRLKYEYYGEFQKSTDSGKDLFSDFSLLSYHDILNHKNKTFLFFVPIYYLILIPGILCSLAICIKYKKFFIASGFGLVILILTFAVSLNAINDGSLSENNINDLIEDYNLKNYDIALNKIDSILRKNPSYSGLWLNRAIILSKMDRYFDAIYSAYKAFFTSPSNDTFYKVIDFIEAKNGINENIQNNSFVFSNIFFIITLILINILVVIISYKFYAKNLKKIILFLLISAMCFTSFQTYYFYVAQQSEIGIIRGDLVSLYKVPDNFSRSWRFLKGNISVYVLNKKDDFVLIQTSHGLQGWVHKNFIASVKDNLI
- a CDS encoding tetratricopeptide repeat protein: MGRDFLVVLLSGVIFVPFLSCSSIKAMSFMAIGNYKYIRGDYQGAISIYYSLADDKQSFAWSYYNLGIVYYSLGEYESSLRMFSYAKRDSDFFLNFNINYNEGVIYYNQGLYRKAEIAFKEALRINPSSYNAKYNLELAIIKKRTIPDNLENLNIKRNQGFIENNENFLRYVENLERVLWVMRAKEQALSLKEDW